The following coding sequences lie in one Danio rerio strain Tuebingen ecotype United States chromosome 25, GRCz12tu, whole genome shotgun sequence genomic window:
- the plex9.2 gene encoding three prime repair exonuclease 4: MVDCSPLHSPPTVFFDLETTGLDSSCEIVQLAAVSGGHTFNLFMVPRRPFQRGASRITGFSVKHQRLFLHRRPLLTSSLKEALLSFISFLRMLDHPLLLGHNIRRFDCPVLARALDEFSLRSHFQREVSGFVDTLPLARQLLKDHGLQSFKQESLVKNLLGVSYAAHNALEDVQALQKLYWKLKPSANQIQQHTFTLDSLANPPVNQVQVGASGESGLCERFRKVMDITEEKQED; encoded by the exons ATGGTAGACTGTAGCCCTCTGCATTCTCCACCTACTGTGTTTTTTGATTTAGAGACGACAGGCCTGG ACTCCTCGTGTGAAATCGTCCAGCTGGCTGCGGTGAGCGGAGGTCACACTTTTAACCTCTTCATGGTTCCCCGTCGGCCGTTCCAGCGCGGAGCCTCCAGAATCACAGGCTTTAGTGTAAAACATCAGCGTCTCTTCCTGCACCGCCGGCCTCTGCTCACCAGCTCCCTCAAAGAAGCCCTGCTGTCCTTCATCAGCTTCCTGCGCATGCTGGATCACCCGCTGCTCCTCGGACACAACATACGCAG GTTCGACTGTCCCGTCCTGGCCAGAGCTCTGGATGAGTTCAGCCTCCGCTCTCATTTCCAGAGGGAGGTTTCTGGCTTCGTTGACACTCTTCCTCTGGCCCGACAGCTCCTGAAAGACCACGGCCTGCAGAGTTTCAAGCAGGAGAGCCTGGTCAAGAACCTGCTGGGGGTCTCATATGCAGCCCATAATGCACTAGAGGACGTGCAGGCGCTTCAGAAACTCTACTGGAAGCTCAAGCCCTCGGCCAATCAAATTCAGCAGCACACATTCACTCTCGACTCGTTggccaatccacctgtcaatcaagTTCAAGTTGGAGCATCAGGAGAGAGTGGTTTGTGTGAGAGATTCAGGAAAGTGATGGATATTACAGAAGAAAAACAGGAGGATTAA
- the fth1b gene encoding ferritin, heavy polypeptide 1b, whose protein sequence is MSSQVRQNFHQECEAAINRQIYLELYASYVYLSMGYYFDRDDKSLPNFAKFFRDQSKEEREHAEKLMSLQNQRGGRIFLQDIKKPDRDEWGSGLEALECALALEKSVNLSLLELHKVATQHNDPHVCDFLETHYLDEQVKSIKELSDWVGSLRRMGAPQNNMAEYLFDRHTLGKESS, encoded by the exons ATGAGTTCTCAGGTGAGGCAGAACTTCCACCAGGAATGTGAGGCGGCAATAAACCGCCAGATTTACCTGGAGCTCTACGCCTCATATGTGTATCTGTCCATG GGCTATTATTTCGACAGAGATGACAAGTCTCTGCCCAACTTTGCCAAGTTTTTCCGCGATCAGTCGAAGGAGGAGCGAGAGCACGCGGAGAAGCTGATGAGTCTGCAGAACCAGAGAGGAGGACGGATCTTCCTGCAGGACATCAAG AAGCCAGATCGGGATGAGTGGGGCAGTGGTCTGGAAGCTCTAGAATGTGCTCTGGCTCTGGAAAAGAGTGTCAATCTGTCTTTACTGGAGCTTCACAAGGTGGCGACTCAACACAACGATCCTCAT gtgtGTGATTTTCTGGAGACGCATTACCTGGATGAGCAGGTGAAGTCCATCAAGGAGCTGTCGGATTGGGTGGGCAGTCTTCGGCGCATGGGAGCCCCTCAAAACAACATGGCTGAATATCTGTTCGACAGACACACTCTGGGCAAAGAAAGCTCTTAG